The segment TCACGCATCCTTTGCCTGGTAAACTTGCCCCAGTTGAATTCCCTGAATTTGGGAGGATTCTCTTCACTCACCAATTCATCCAGAGGTTTTATCATCGCGTTGTGGGAAGGAATCAAGAAAAGTGGAATGGAGAGGCGTCTTCGGCTGTCATTCACCACTGCTCTATGCTCTACGCTCTCGTAAATATCATTCGTCAACACCTGCCATACCATTCAAGGAATGAATCTACTAGGTTTTAATGAAATAACATGGATGTACAAGTGAAATTATTAGTCGGCCTACCTGCACACAGTCGGCAACATTGAGGACGAAAGAGTTGGGCATGGGTGGAGCTGGGATCCACTGCCCGTTTTCCTTGCACCTCACCTCCAATCCACCCACCTCAtcttggtaaagaagggtgaggGCTCCAACGTCCTTGTGTCTTCCTATGCCCAGTGCTAGCTCTGGCTTAGGGCATTCCGGGTAGCTATTTAGCCGTGCAATGCTCATATCATCTTTAAAAAACTCATTGAGGCGGTCGTCAGGCAAACCAAGGCTCCGTGATATTAATTCAAGCACCTTAAACAACACCTCCATCGCAGCCTGTGCATACGCCAGGCTAGCTTCTCTGCACATTTTTTAACACTATATAAATACcgaaacaaaaaaagaaagaagaaagcagAAGCAGCGGTAGTTACGTACCTGAACTCAGGAAGGCTATCAGGCCAGCGGTTTTTGACGATCTTGGTAGCGGGGTCATTTGGATCAACAGATATGGGCAACTCCAGCTCGTCCCGCGGCGCAAAGTCGAACACCTCTTTCCAATCCTTCACATTTTTTGTATGCTCTGCATTAAAGTAGCCCATGGGGTTTTGAGCATCTCTGGATATCAGTCTCTTTTCCTCGAGAGGCAAGGCGAAGAAATCGGCTTGGGTGGACTGGAGGCGGCGGATAACATGATCAGGAACGCCGTGATTGATGAGATAGAAGAATCCCCACTCTCTGCACGCCTTCCCCACCTCCTCTGCGGAGCAGTTTTCCAAGTCTATAACGGGGACTTTCAAATTATCGTCAGGGGAAGCTGAGAAACGTTTGGCATTGGGACGATGCTCTTCACTCTGAATGAAACTCTCCTCGAACTTCATTGTTAATTTTTCCTCTTTGCTTTTTCTGTGTTTATCTTAAGAACTCTATGATTTATATAGATTGTATCCGTGTTTATCTTTGGAACTCAATGGTTTATATAGATCTTGCAACTGCAATCAGAGTCAAAGGCGTGAGATAGATAAGTATTGCTAAGAGGCTCTAATTGTATACCAGTCAAAACGCATGCTTGACTCAAGTTTTTCCCAACTTCAAATAATAAAATTGGCTGTCTTATTTCTGCCTTATGCGGATCCACTGGATTTCCTGGTGGCGCGCGAGTCAGAAACCTCATTCCACTCCGTGACATTCAACATAGACAATTCGAGTCATGCATTGAACAGTCCGTTTTTTAATATACTGTGCGTTGAATCAGTAAATAGCACGTGACATATACCCATTGCGCTTATTATAAACGACAAAACGCACAAAGATTCTATGAACATGTGAGAATACAATTAATTGATGTCCTGGGTATGATAAAGTTATATTCCAAGTCTGCTTTGGATTTTGGGTATAACAAGGATATATTCCACTTACTAATGTAAAATATATGTTTTACGGTATGTATTCTAACATTAAATTAGATGAAGTATTATTGCAATTATAAAAGAATAACATAAATGTATATTAACTGAATTATTATATATGACAATTTCAATCACACAAAATAATTATAAGAATAAAAGACTATGaatcaaaaaaataattataaaaattaatagtaAAATGATTGTAATATAAAATATTGTAAACTAATACTATACACAATTCTACCAATAATTATTTCATCTATAATAATAAACATAAACAAAAATACAATGAAAAAGAACATGAATAAACAAAATCCCTACTGCTAAacataatatttaaatttataattaaatattattaaagtaaTGTGTTATagcaataaaattttattttaaattaagtgATGAacaaatttataataattaatataataaaattgtaAGTAATAATTTAAATAGATCATCCTTTGAGTTGGCtagtttttggttttttatttgttGGTTGGTTCCTACCTCATGTGCCTTAGACGTTGCTTGTGCTTTTAAGTCGTTATGTAATGGTTGGTTTTTAGAATTATTGtaccattttaaaatattattctattataatattattaaattgtaatatttttatataattgtaatattattatataattgtaatattattatataattataatattattatatgataaatgatattatttaatattattttgatattttttattgattCAAATTACATTATTAttgatatattaatattttaatattaataatataatattaattatatattattatattaaatatttacaTTAATTTTAACTTCAAATTTATTGCTTCTATACTAGAGAATTTCATTAATCTTAGTTTTTTTGGGTAGTGTTTCCAAAGTGAAAAAAACAACCAACACGaaaattgatagcaaaaatatCATGTGGTAGTTAGTGTGTTAATAAACTCACTCAGGGGAAACGGAAAAAAAGGCACGgggaaacaaaaaaaaaagcagCTCATGAAAACTTAAAGAACAATAGAAGGAATTTACCTGTATTCGGcgtgaaataatttttttcatttattctGTCAAATTTTAAATGTTTGTTGTTCCCCTAAAAATGGTTAGATGGTGGGTAAAGCATGTTTTCAGACATGAGACAAATTTTACTGGAATGGCAAGTCTATTTATAACAAAAGTCTATTGGCTAATTAATGAAAAATAGATTATGTGTTATAGGTTTATAGTATATAAAAAAAGTTGAGTAATGTATTGAGCTTTTTTTTGAAAGTACATATGTGAAGCATGGTATGGGATGTGTGGTTGTGTGATTATCTATTATGTTGCAATATGCACACACAAACCACTCTTTGGTCCCATaagaattgaatgcaaatatgttaCAACGTGATTGTGTTAGAGTCATTTTTTACTAGTAAACAAAAATTTACATTCTACATTTTCCTATTCCAACCTACAAGACCATAGCTTGCTATTCCTTTCAAGAGCGCTCGCTCACATTGTTGGAGAGTCCATTTTTTTCCTGCCTTTTTTCAGATCATTACCAAGATACCATCATCCTTATTATAGCACCATACTGAGTGGTCCATATTCTAGCTacaactatgttcctcctccatatgatcacatatatgaccaatatcatccatacatgcattatatcccttcTCCTCCGCTCATTGGCTCAGGAatgggactaactcaaagagaTAAGAAACCActtaagaatgacttgcaacaacaaataaaggatttacaaaaacaaATGGCGGATATGAATGCACCAAAGCAAGaatacacaatgaaagacatatgtccttatccatttgattgaAGTATTCTAATggctccatttcctccacattttgtgccaccaaaatttgataagtatagaggcaagggagatcctatggcacacataagagaattattcacagcttgcattgaggcaacaagagaagaaacatacttgatgaggttgttcccacaaagtttaagtgcagaagctatggaatggttctcccaaattc is part of the Cryptomeria japonica chromosome 10, Sugi_1.0, whole genome shotgun sequence genome and harbors:
- the LOC131054945 gene encoding feruloyl CoA ortho-hydroxylase 2 codes for the protein MKFEESFIQSEEHRPNAKRFSASPDDNLKVPVIDLENCSAEEVGKACREWGFFYLINHGVPDHVIRRLQSTQADFFALPLEEKRLISRDAQNPMGYFNAEHTKNVKDWKEVFDFAPRDELELPISVDPNDPATKIVKNRWPDSLPEFREASLAYAQAAMEVLFKVLELISRSLGLPDDRLNEFFKDDMSIARLNSYPECPKPELALGIGRHKDVGALTLLYQDEVGGLEVRCKENGQWIPAPPMPNSFVLNVADCVQVLTNDIYESVEHRAVVNDSRRRLSIPLFLIPSHNAMIKPLDELVSEENPPKFREFNWGKFTRQRMREGLKNSGKADIQIDNFRI